Genomic window (Caldinitratiruptor microaerophilus):
ATGGGCAGGGTTTGGCGGGCGCAAGGGGTTTCAGTCGACCCACGCATGGCGTTATGTCACCAGCGCCAGGGCACCGGCCGGCACGAAACGCAGAAGTTGACAGGCGGAGACCGATCTTGCCTGTCAACTTCTGCGTCAGGCGGCAACGAGTCGCATGGACAGCCGGCACAAGCATTCGGGAAACGGTGCGACATCCCCTTCCGCGCCATTTCGGCCGGATTGGTAGAAAGCGCAACCGTAATTTCGCGCGTGCACCCCTGAAGTGAGGCCCGTTGACAGGCGGCCAGGTGCTGGCTAGAATGAGCTTGCCGACACGTCGGAGTGGCGGAACTGGCAGACGCGTACGTTTGAGGGGCGTATGGCGCAAGCCGTGCGGGTTCAAGTCCCGCCTCCGACACCAGGCTTGTAGAGCGGGTTTCCGGCTTCACCGGTTCTCAGCCCGGCTGGTTCCCGACCGGAATGGGAACTTGCAACGCCAGAACCCGGTCTTGTAGACCGACGCCCGGTGCGGCTACAGCGGGCGTCGGCAGGCGGCTCTGGTGGCCGCCGGTCTCTCCGTCCGAAGCCGTCCGGGTGATGCCATCCAAGGCCCGGACGGCTTCGTCGTCACTCCCCGCTCGGCGCGCCGGGTGATGCGGCGGCCCGCAGGTCATGCAGGTGCAGGCGGGCTTTTTGCCCCCACACATTCCTCGCCGGCGGTCCTCCACCCGCTCCGAGAGGGGCCGGCGAGACCACGAAGCCGATCAGAGTCCCGCTCTTCGAAAAGCGAGGCGCTCATCGGCTCATGCCCTGATCACGAACGCGTTTCTCCCGTTCGGCGAAGTGTCTCCGTATCGTGACGGCCACGCGTGCCATTTCTTCCTGGGTACATGCTGTCCGTCGCAAGCGGTCAAGCAGAGTCCGCTCGCTCACCAGACCTGCCCGCACGACGGCCGAACAAAACTCGAGGTCCTTTGGCCTGCCCGCGAGGTACTTGCTCACGAGAAGGTCATGGGGTTCCAGGCAATATCCCGTGATCCCCATCGTATTTGCGTTCTCGACCGGGATCAGCCGGTCCCGCCAGCCATCCGGAAGCCGTGCAGTCGTTTCGTCCACACCGTGGGCATAGATGCCGAACGTGTCGTGGAACATGGACCCTTCCCCCAGGGTCCCGTCGATCAGGTCCGCCTTCTTGCCGTCCGGATCGTTCACGGGGAGAAGGTAGGCTTCCATTGATTCCGTGGCCTCGGGAGGAAGTCCGGAGGGGAAGCGCCCCAGGATGGCCTGGCTGCCCAGGACGATCACCTCACGATCCCCCAGGATCGCGCCGGCGGCCCGGATGATATGCTCCAGCTCATCGCGCCGCACGGCTTCGCCTCCATTCCCTGGCAAACTCTCGGAAGGCGGCCGAGCGCTCCCGCGGCGGGACGACGCCCGCGAACGGCGTGCACTGGCGCAGGGCTCTGGCGTCCTCGCCGGGCGACACCATCACGTTGAGAAGCTCGTCCAGGGGGCCCTCCAGGAGAGCCTGCCATCTCGCCATGTACGGCTCGGAATTCGGATGTTGACGCCGGAGCCGGGCCAGGTTCGCCCGCGCCTTGGCGAGCACGCGCTCGGGTTGGGCCTTCAGCTTCTCCGCCACGAGCTGATGGTAGCGGATCGACCACTCCTCGACGCGGCGGTGCGTGCTCTCCATAGCGCACTCCCCCCAGGTAGAGTGTATCATGCTCGGCGGCGGGCAGGGCTCCGGCCCGAGGCGGCACCCGCCGCCGGATCCGGATGGGTACCGTGCCTGTGTTCGCAATCGTCCTGTGGCGTCCCACGGCCGCCTGGCCGCGCAGACGTCGCGGACGTCCTACCGGACGAACAGGAGCCAGAAGAGGAAGTACACCGCCAGGACGGCCGCGATGAACAGGACCACGACCGGCAGGACGATCTGGTACGTGGCGATGATGAGCGCGAGGACGTCCTGCCAACCCAGCCGCGGCCGGCCCGGCTCAGCGGCTTCCTCCGGGCGGTCGGGCGGACGGCGATCCCTGGTCAGGCGGCACCACCTCCTGCTCCGGCGCCTCCGGGTTGCCGTAGATCCACGCGTAGAACCGGTAGGACCGAAGCACACGCTGGACGAAGGCCCGTGTCTCCGGGAAAGGAATCGCCGAAAGGTCGCCGGCGCTCCCGCTCCAGCGGCCCTCCTCGAGCCAGTTGCGCACCGGGCCGTCCCCCCCGTTGTACGCGGCCAGGGCAGCCGGCACCTTGCCGTCGAACTGGCGCACGAGGTAGGCGAGATACCAGGTCCCCACCCGGATGTTGATCGTCGGGTCGTACAGGTCGTCCGGGCGGATGGGCCCGAGGCCGATGCGGTCCGCCACCCAGTGGCCCGTCTCGGGCATGACCTGCATGAGCCCCCGCGCCCCCTGGGGCGACGTGCTCCCCGGCCGCCAGTGACTCTCCGTCCGGATCACCGCGGCCACGAGCCACGGGCTGAGCCCGTTCTCCCGCGCCGACCGGATCACCAGCTCCCGGTGGGGCAGCGGGTAGAACCGGGTGAGGATGGCGCGCGCCCCGCGCGGGACGAGCGCGACCAGGACGGCAAGAGCCAGCGCCCAGGCGAGCAGGCGGCGCTTCATCGCCCGGCCTCCCCGCCCCCCGCCGCGGCCAGGACGGCCCGCCACGCGGCCTCCACCTGGGCGCGGGTGGCGGCAGGGTCGCCGCGGTTGTCGATCACCACGTCCGCCAGCCGCCGCTTCTCTTCGAGCGGCATCTGGGCGTCGATCCGCCGGCGCGCCTCGGCCTCGTCCAGGCCGTCCCGGGCCACGAGCCGGCGCAGCTGCGTCGGGGGGTCGACGTAGACGACCCAGACCTGGTCGACGTGCGCCTGATACCCGGTCTCGAAGAGGAGGGGGATGTCGAGGACCACCGCCCGAGCCCCCGCCCGGGCGGCTGCCTCCACTTCCTCTGCCATGCGCCGCCGGACGATCGGGTGCACGATCGCCTCCAGGCGCCGGCGCGCCTCCGGATCCGAGAAGACGCGCCGCGCCAGGGCGGCCCGGTCGAGTTCGCCGTCCGGCCCGACCACCCCGGGGCCGAATGCGGCGACGATGGGGCCGTACGCCTCGCCGCCCCGGGCCTCCACCGCGTGGACGATGCGGTCCGCGTCCACGACGGCCGCGCCGAGCTCGCGCAGGATCGCGACCACGGTCGACTTGCCGCTGGCGATGCCCCCCGTCAGCCCGATCCGGAGGACCTTGCCGGGACCCTTACTCGCCATCGCGACCGCCGGCGTCGTCGTCCCCGGGCGAGACGGCCCCCGGCGGCTCGAGCGCGCCGGCCGGCGGCGCGTCGACGCGGTAGCGCTCGAAGGCCTTCAAGGTGGACTCGCGCAGCTCCTTCTCGGAGTTCACCACGAGCCGCCAGCGCCCGCCCGGCTGCGGCACGATGTGGATCTCGCCGGTCACGCCCAGGCCTTCCCAGAGGCGCCGGGCCACCTCCCGCATCTCGCTCTCCCGATCGAACTCGAAGGTCAGGAACTGCAACCTCCGTCACCCTTTCCGGTGCGACTCCTGCCCGCCGGGGGGCCGGGCCGTGGGCCCGGGGCGGCCCCGTCAGGCCTGGCAGCGGGGGCAGAGATGCGTGCCCCGGCCGGCCACCCGGATCTTGGCGATCGGCCTGCCGCAGCGCGGGCACGGCTCTCCCTCCCGGTCGTAGACCCGCAGCTCGCTGTAGAAATCGCCGGGGCGGGCCTCCCCGTCGAGGTAGAGGGAGAACGTCGTGCCCCGCCGCGCGATCGCGTTGTCCAGGACCTCCCGCACGGCGCGGTGAAGGCGCTCGACCTCGGCCCCGCCGAGGGCCCCGGCAGGGCGGGCGGGGTGGATCCCCGCCCGGAACAGGGCCTCGTCC
Coding sequences:
- a CDS encoding lytic transglycosylase domain-containing protein yields the protein MKRRLLAWALALAVLVALVPRGARAILTRFYPLPHRELVIRSARENGLSPWLVAAVIRTESHWRPGSTSPQGARGLMQVMPETGHWVADRIGLGPIRPDDLYDPTINIRVGTWYLAYLVRQFDGKVPAALAAYNGGDGPVRNWLEEGRWSGSAGDLSAIPFPETRAFVQRVLRSYRFYAWIYGNPEAPEQEVVPPDQGSPSARPPGGSR
- a CDS encoding DUF6036 family nucleotidyltransferase, coding for MRRDELEHIIRAAGAILGDREVIVLGSQAILGRFPSGLPPEATESMEAYLLPVNDPDGKKADLIDGTLGEGSMFHDTFGIYAHGVDETTARLPDGWRDRLIPVENANTMGITGYCLEPHDLLVSKYLAGRPKDLEFCSAVVRAGLVSERTLLDRLRRTACTQEEMARVAVTIRRHFAEREKRVRDQGMSR
- the coaE gene encoding dephospho-CoA kinase (Dephospho-CoA kinase (CoaE) performs the final step in coenzyme A biosynthesis.), with the translated sequence MASKGPGKVLRIGLTGGIASGKSTVVAILRELGAAVVDADRIVHAVEARGGEAYGPIVAAFGPGVVGPDGELDRAALARRVFSDPEARRRLEAIVHPIVRRRMAEEVEAAARAGARAVVLDIPLLFETGYQAHVDQVWVVYVDPPTQLRRLVARDGLDEAEARRRIDAQMPLEEKRRLADVVIDNRGDPAATRAQVEAAWRAVLAAAGGGEAGR